In Pseudonocardia cypriaca, a single genomic region encodes these proteins:
- a CDS encoding DedA family protein, translating to MDVLTVCDAVMRSSWLLPLLVVMIAVDAPFPILPSETILMSAATTAFGGGDVGMVFGLFVAALAGSVLGDSVVFWLGRCSHKLLSRTVDTEYEVSAWVRRHMLCRPGIALVGARFVPGGRLVSTAAAGRFGLPVRRFLPWSIVSSAAWSAYMLLIGLALGPVTGGDPLLSLFAGVAMAVATAAGFALVSKLRRTRVPAIS from the coding sequence TTGGACGTCCTGACCGTGTGCGACGCGGTCATGCGCAGCTCGTGGCTGCTGCCGCTGCTCGTCGTGATGATCGCGGTCGACGCGCCGTTCCCGATCCTGCCGAGCGAGACCATCCTGATGTCGGCGGCGACCACCGCCTTCGGCGGAGGTGACGTGGGCATGGTGTTCGGGCTCTTCGTCGCCGCGCTGGCCGGTTCGGTGCTGGGCGACTCGGTCGTCTTCTGGCTGGGCCGCTGCTCGCACAAGCTGCTGTCGCGCACCGTCGACACCGAGTACGAGGTGTCGGCGTGGGTGCGCCGGCACATGCTCTGCCGCCCCGGCATCGCCCTGGTGGGGGCGCGGTTCGTGCCCGGCGGACGCCTGGTGAGCACCGCCGCCGCCGGGCGCTTCGGCCTGCCGGTGCGCCGCTTCCTGCCGTGGTCGATCGTGAGCTCGGCGGCGTGGAGCGCCTACATGCTGCTGATCGGGCTGGCGCTCGGCCCGGTCACCGGGGGCGACCCGCTGCTCAGCCTGTTCGCAGGCGTGGCGATGGCCGTGGCGACGGCCGCGGGGTTCGCGCTGGTGTCGAAGCTGCGACGCACCCGGGTTCCCGCGATCTCCTGA
- a CDS encoding serine protease, with protein sequence MGFRRFAVLGLAVVAIALVGSPAHAAPSAAAITPGVRMISPVDQRVTSSCTAAFVFAGDDATYLGYAAHCAGASESMGLSGCAEPTLPLGTDVTILANDGSRASGRLAYTSWGTMQERGESDPARCMYNDFALVEVDPADVARVDPTVPVFGGPVGLDTDGTAFGERVVSYQPQNGGTSAKQGRSLGTGGDGLAHRVETRPPGRPGDSGSGYLDGEGRAFGVLSTLFTDGSATNGVTDLAHALDYANTYGGIGHVALVPGREPFRLRD encoded by the coding sequence GTGGGATTCCGCCGTTTCGCCGTGCTCGGCCTCGCCGTCGTCGCCATCGCACTCGTGGGCAGCCCGGCACACGCGGCGCCGTCCGCAGCCGCGATCACCCCGGGCGTCCGGATGATCAGCCCGGTGGACCAGCGGGTCACGAGCTCGTGCACGGCGGCGTTCGTCTTCGCCGGCGACGACGCGACGTACCTCGGGTACGCGGCCCACTGCGCGGGCGCGAGCGAGTCGATGGGCCTGTCCGGCTGCGCCGAACCGACGCTCCCGCTCGGCACCGACGTGACGATCCTGGCCAACGACGGCTCCCGCGCATCCGGCCGCCTCGCCTACACCTCGTGGGGCACGATGCAGGAGCGCGGCGAGTCGGACCCCGCGCGGTGCATGTACAACGACTTCGCCCTCGTCGAGGTCGACCCGGCCGACGTCGCGCGGGTCGACCCCACGGTGCCCGTGTTCGGCGGACCCGTCGGGCTGGACACCGACGGGACGGCGTTCGGCGAGCGAGTGGTCAGCTACCAGCCGCAGAACGGCGGCACGAGCGCCAAGCAGGGACGCAGCCTCGGCACGGGCGGCGACGGGCTCGCCCACCGCGTCGAGACCAGGCCACCCGGCCGTCCCGGCGACTCCGGCAGCGGCTACCTCGACGGCGAGGGCCGCGCCTTCGGCGTGCTCTCCACCCTGTTCACCGACGGCAGCGCCACCAACGGCGTCACCGACCTGGCCCACGCCCTCGACTACGCGAACACCTACGGCGGGATCGGGCACGTGGCGCTGGTGCCGGGCAGGGAGCCGTTCCGGCTCCGGGACTAG